Part of the Thunnus maccoyii chromosome 17, fThuMac1.1, whole genome shotgun sequence genome, AGGCTGTGTGTTATGTGTACACTCGCTAGTGACCTTAAAATCAGTCCATGCAGCAGTCAAAGGTCAGCTGAGGGCATAGTGAGACTCTGCTTTCGATaacagtttacaaaaaaaaacaaaaaaaaaaacacaaaacctgcATGAACACCGAGTCAGAGCCACATTCAGTTTCTGTCAAGATAAGGTGGTCATATATCCAGCAGCTAttcaatacaaaaacacagagcaagAGCTCCACATAGTGGACAAAGACACCAGTGCCTTGATAATAAAAAGGAACAAAGTTTTAAAAGCAAAACCTTGAGAACACATATCGGCGTGTCCTTGACCTTGAGTGAAGAATATTTTATCACAGAGAAGAACAATAAAATCTTATAAACATCGCTTTTCTTAAGACTCTGCTGAATTCATCAAGACAACTTCACCAGAGTTTTTGGCTGATTTCCGTCAGCCTCTCAGCTTTGTTCTAGACTGTTTGAAGTcacagttttatgttttctttgtgttcttgTCTCATGTCCACTCTCCGTTGATTACCTCTCCAGCAGAGTATTTAAGCATTTGGTCTGGAAAAAGGAAATATAACAAAGTTACATAAAGACCTACAATATGTACAAATACCATTAAGAGCGCCACTGTTGTCAGACTAGCTAAAGGCCTAAAATGGTACCACAAAGGCCAACTAAATCCTGTATTTGCATGCTGCTATTAGGACAGGTATAGATCTCACTATTTCCAATTTACAAATCCATATTTTCACGAACCACTGGattcctgttttatttgtgatttaacTAAGATATTAAATTAATAGTTATTAAAAGTTCTTGGAAGATGAAGAGCCATGTGCCACTGATGGATCATTTGCTTAGGAATACAACtaataaatcatccaaaatcatgtctttaaaacaattattccCAGCCAGTGTACCTTTGAAACTTTAGGAACGTTATTTTAAGAGCTCCTTAAACCGGAAACTATCAACTTCATAGGGgtcttaaaggtaccctgtggagtttctgacctctgGTAGCACTATAGAGCAGTTTTTTATGAGTCCTCATTTTGTTGTGCATGCACACAAGGACGCACATGTATGATGTACAGCAGAGGCCctcaaagtggggtctggggaccaccaggggtccttgagtgggttccagggggtccccagcaaaaaggggaataatttattttcactataattccatccataagtaacacaatgacagaatgtatgactattttggtcatgggtttcatacactttctgtggtaaaaaaatcttatcagatgggggtccgtggtctaatttgtgccAGTTTAGGAGTCAGtgacgtgaaaaagtttgagaaccactgatgtACAGGTGCCTGTAATGTGCGAAGAAACGCAGCAATGCGCCAGCAAAGACAGTGAAGAAGACTACAAGCCtttaaacatggatgtaaacaacgcaggatttaaaatacttaaaactcagctttgcaaaatgttttatgaagaaggAAACATGTTCAGTGCATCTGTTAGACACATACTGTAATGCGTTTCAGTGAGTAACACTCAATGTAAACACAACTTAAGTTTACAACAAAACTCTACAGAGCACCTTTAAGAAGATATTAAGACTTAAAGAAGGGTAACTTTTGTTGTGCATTTACTTATTTAACAGTTCTCTCAGTCTACAGCTGTGGCCACAGCATTCATCTACACCAAGTATGAAGTGAGAAATGTTTTGGCCAATGTCGTCTCTGAAAGTCTTTGCCTCTGTAATTACATGTAGTACACAGGATTGACAGAAGACGACGATATCACCAGATGTAATTTTATGTATAATTACCTGGACAAAGGATGCTTGTCAGTGATGCCTTCACCTCCATCAGCTGCGGGTTGTCCTGGGAGTCTTCTCTGACATGAAATCTTGTGAAGTGCAGTGCAGGCCACCAGTCTTTTCTTGCAGCCATCTTTCCAGAGACAACCTCCTTCCAGTCTTCTCTGTTTCAGTACACAAAATTACAGAATTggcaccagaaaaaaaaacagctgtcagcaaaAAGTTAACCACCCTGAAACCACCAGCTCAGGGGTGATACAATATAGAGACCATGTCCATCAAAACAATTTAtacatactgtaactgtaatttCTTAACAATGTCCTTTAAACGCTTCCACACGTCCAAGTTGGTCCTCCAGCAAGCGTAGTCGAGCATATCCAGAACGACTCCCAAAGCCTTCTGGatgtcactttttttctctgtaaacaaaaaaacccacatattGATAAAAGATATTATggaatggagagagagacacagacaaactctaaaaaaaacattaattattaaaacaataagCTAATTGATGCCAGTtattaaaaagagagaatatatttgtacaaaaaagTTGTCCTCTGGTAAAAAATGTTGTTACAATATCAAATCTGCTGTTACCTGACTGAAGCAGAAGAGAGCTGTACTCCAACATCATCTCATGACTTGGGACTAATGTATGGAGGATCTATAGCATTAGAAAGTAAGTTTTAAGATGCATTAGTcactatatatattttgtgtgcTTAACTGTTAATCTAATAACAAAGTTTTAGTTCTAGTGCTACACTTTACTTTTTAATGTGCTTTTATACCTTCAATACTTTCATCAACTTCCTCTCTGAAGTATCATGCCTCTTTAAGTATTGGTACAGATAGACATGCGCGTTGGGGTTGGGGGGAAAAGTGTGGTCATATGCGTAGTCATTCAGGACTTTCAAAGCCTCCTCGTGATCCTCATAGAATTCCAGCAtctatcaaaaaaaaacaaaggctgTAAGTACAAGTTTCATTTGAACCAGGCCGAGCAACAACTGAGCAACAGTTGAAAGTGTACAGCACATCTattctgtttatatattttttaatgaaagcaGGCAGTTTGGGATGAGTGTTTACCTCAACGTAACTCAGTATGAAGGGATCCCAGATGCCTGGATTTTTCAAAATCTCCTTTAAATTCACTGAAGCCTGTCTGAAGTAGTTGTTCATGTCCTGGTTGTTGCCAGAGTCTGAATAATCTGAAACAGGTGGCAAACATCACATAATTAAAACAGTAACATAACCTCATCAGCTCTTCAGCTCCTTTTTTTCATATGAGCATTTACAGGGTCTAACCTGTAGGTGtcagtgtgacatcacacaagAGCTTGCAGGACACCAGTGTAACTGATACAACTAAATAATGGATGCTTTTGGGGTGTCATGATGTGTGTTGCCTTACCAGTGTTGGAGTGTGTATGCTTTTTGTCACACCAGATGATGTAATCCAGTAAACTTCTGTAGGCGTGGATCAGTTTAGTCCTCTGATACTGAGCTGCTGACTCTTTGCCGTGCCTCCAACTTTCAGCGACAGACAGCTCCCGCTTTGCATCATGGATCTGGCCGTGGAGCAGCAGGTGAAATGAATGTTCCAGACAGATCTGGAGATGCAAAGGGAACAGGTGTGAACAATGCTTCGGCAGTGAAGCAAATCAACATGAAAATTGCGCTGTGAGCTCTGCTAGCTAACGTACCATGAGGTAATGTTTAACTCCTGAATGTTTCATTCTTTCATAGATGTTGTTGTAGTCTTCCATCTTTGAGttggggtggtggtggagaaTTTCAGTGGCGATTCTCCAAGTTATCTGGGATGAGAAATCCAAAGAGTGTTAATATCAAGGATGTGGAAATCAAAGTTGTGCAAGGTACTTAAAATGTTATGAAAATGTCTGCGATCTCTACAGATTTGTTTTGGCTggatgacaataaaataattaagttttggttttggaaacaGGGGTTTTTGTGGCAAATTCTCTTTAACAACTTGAGAGAGGAGACACTGTTTTGTTCATGCTGGACTGTAGAATTATGTGAAATAATTGATGCTTTTTTGTGACTAGTACTGTTTCACTTTATATTTGGTGTATTATAAATCCATGTAGGCTGGACAcgacacaaaaatacacaacaaaagTAAACCTACCTCTTtatactgctgctgtttgccTCTAGTTGTGTCTTCTAACATTT contains:
- the taf1a gene encoding TATA box-binding protein-associated factor RNA polymerase I subunit A — its product is MDDLERELIPLEELDDDDNDDDNDSSDDNSTKEGKKSKLPLVNPVCVETPKETGFHQSVRICLEQIREALLHHRWQEAAEYMACYPQMLEDTTRGKQQQYKEITWRIATEILHHHPNSKMEDYNNIYERMKHSGVKHYLMICLEHSFHLLLHGQIHDAKRELSVAESWRHGKESAAQYQRTKLIHAYRSLLDYIIWCDKKHTHSNTDYSDSGNNQDMNNYFRQASVNLKEILKNPGIWDPFILSYVEMLEFYEDHEEALKVLNDYAYDHTFPPNPNAHVYLYQYLKRHDTSERKLMKVLKILHTLVPSHEMMLEYSSLLLQSEKKSDIQKALGVVLDMLDYACWRTNLDVWKRLKDIVKKLQLQEDWKEVVSGKMAARKDWWPALHFTRFHVREDSQDNPQLMEVKASLTSILCPDQMLKYSAGEVINGEWT